ATTTGAATCTTTTGATTTTAATGCCAGAGACATTAAAAGCTGTTTTTGCCATTAATTCCTATGATACTTGGAGACAAAATCTTGAGGGGTTGGTCCAtagcttttaaaatgtatacaaaaaaacCGTTTGGGCTTTTGTGATTAGTTGTATATAAATAGTCTGATACTTTCTCAAGACTAACTTGTCCAGTTAGGAAAGTGTTTGTTCTCTTTTTGCTCGGTTGAGTCTTCTTTCCTTAACTTGATTTTTTTGCTCCCCCCTTCCTTgtcattgcatttctttttgaaattgcaGAGTTGTATCATTTTGTGTTTGGGGAGGGTCACTGGTATCTGTAGACACACATTCCTTTGGGagccagggagagaagggaatgtCAGTTAGCTTTTCTGTTTCTCAGCCACATAATTTTCTTGTGGGCATATAACCTgaagtttttaatgtttattgtCTGTTTTGACAGGTGTTAACATTTCTTAGTTTGGGGCTTTGCACAATAATTATCTCACAATCAAGACAAATGGGTAGTGATGTTATGATTGAGTGGTTTTTACCCCTCACTCCCAAAAGTCAGTTGTCCCCTCTGTCCTTTCCATTTTTCTACATTCACTGATGATTTTTGGTGTCTTTCCCTTGTAGATGAATGTAAAGGAGTTTAAAGAGCACATCGCTGCCTCTGTCAGCATTCCGTCTGAGAAACAACGGCTCATTTATCAGGGACGAGTTCTGCAGGATGATAAGAAGCTCCAGGAATACAGTAAGAGTTTGGGGAAGGCAGTTCAGAGGTTGAGGGATCAGCTGAGGCTTTGGGCTTACCTGATCGTATAATGCCttggtgtgtatttttttttcctgcagatgTTGGGGGAAAGGTTATTCACCTTGTGGAACGGGCTCCTCCTCAGACTCAGCTCCCTTCTGGGGCATCTTCTGGGATAGGTTCTGCCTCAGCCACCCATGGTGGAGGACCCCCACCTGGTACTCGGGGGCCTGGGGCCTCTGTTCATGACCGGAATGCCAACAGCTATGTCATGGTTGGAACCTTCAACCTTCCTGTAAGCTTGTGTTCCACTTAGGCCAGTTTTTGTGGGGAAGGGCGGTTTGGTGTGGTAATAGCAGAGAGCTCATAAGACAGGAGTCTCGGTGTTTAGATTGGGTTTCCAGGTTCCTGAGGTCTGATACGGCCTCAGTCTTTGAGAAAAAGGGTGGGGCTCCAAAGAATGAGTTGGAGGTGTGGGGGCCTTAGTATTTGGCTTCTCCCAGAGCAACTTCCCTTACCCTTTTCCCAGAGTGACGGCTCTGCTGTGGATGTTCACATCAACATGGAACAGGCCCCGATTCAGGTATCACGGGCCTGGGAGGGTCAGGGAAGGGGATCTGGGAGAAGGAGGCCATAAGGTTGGGGGAGGACCTGGCTGAGGAGCTGGCTGGGTCCTGGTTCAGTGGGTGGTAGAGTTCATGCCTCTATCTCAGACgtaccctcattttatttttcttactgtatAGAGTGAGCCCCGAGTACGGCTGGTGATGGCTCAGCACATGATCAGGGATATACAGACCTTACTATCCCGGATGGAGGTCAGTGGCCAAGGCTGGCTAGGGTTGGTCTGTCTCTTCATTCTCTCTTACTGTTCTGTGTCTGCTTGGCAGTGAAGGCGTGACTGGCCAGATCAGCTGGATTCTTCCTGCCTAATCTGGTCTCTTCTTTGCAGTCTTCACTCTTTGGGGGCAGAAAAAGTATCTTTGTTGGGCTATCTTGTTCCTGCCAAACCTTTGGGTGCCTGGTATTTGGAAAGTGTGTTGCAAACTTAGTAGATAACTCTTGTGGCATCTTTTTTCAATTACAGAAAACAGTTCAtgcttttttaattaatatatttgatgCTGAGATGTCCCAGTTTCATTAGTTTGTGTTGTGAGTGACTGTAgcgtgggattttttttttttattaaattctcctCATGGAGGTTTAGGGAACCATCGTTTCTCTTTTCTGTTAGTAACTCTCAAGtattatagtttatttattatGCATCTTGTTAAGTTTTGTGCTGGTTGCTCTCCGGAGGGTCAAAGAGACAGGTGCAAAGCCCTGCTTTCAGGGAGCTTAGTTAGAGCTCCTTCTGCAATTTGTTCTCTGTTGACTGAGTAACTGCGGCAGTCTCATTTTGCCTTTGGTATCCTGAATCTCTCCCCTTCAGTGTCGAGGGGGACCCCAAGCACAGCACAGTCACCCGCCCCCACAGACGCCGACTGTGGCCCCGGAGCCTGGCGCCTTGAGCTCTCAAACATCAGAACCAGTTGAAAGTGAAGTGCCTCCTCGGGAGCCCATGGAGGCGGAAGAAGTGGAGGAGCGtgccccagcccagagcccagaacTCACCCCTTCTGGCCCAGCCCCTGTGGGCCCAACGCCTGCCCCAGAGACAAATGCACCCAAGTGAGAACCCTGAAGGGACCCtttgggagggggtgtggggggtccTCAGTGAAGGATGAGAGCCGGGAAGGGTCCGGTCCGATGGGAGAAGGGGGGCTACCGCCAGGCAGTGTTACCTGTAGGGTTAGcgtagaggggcagagagaggctcTGGATCACCTGAGTGGGGTTGGGGCTGACATTTGAGCCAGAAGCACTGCTATCCTTGGGGCAAGGGAATCTAGGTGGTGGTTCCTGAGTCCAATCAAGACTCTCTTCTCTGAGTTCACACAGGCGGTGTTTCTTCCTTCAGAGTTCGTTCCTTGCCATCATAGGGATGGGGTCATgtggtggggaaggcagaagcaattattttcttctccatgTCTCACCGTGGGTGCAGGTATAGGGTGGATGTTCTGCTGGTCCTGGAAGGGATTGAGCCAGGGGTGTGGGAGGCTGCGGAGAGAGAGGGCAGCGTAGTCTAGGTCAGTTGGGAGGCTGGGGATCCGAGGAAAGCCTCAGCTCGCTCTCTCGGGTTCGCCCACAGCCATCCTTCCCCAGCGGAGTATGTTGAAGTGCTCCAGGAGCTCCAGCGGCTGGAGAGCCGCCTTCAGCCCTTCCTGCAGCGCTACTACGAGGTTCTGGGCACCGCTGCCACCACAGACTACAACAACAACGTGAGCACCACCTGCCCCGTCACCCCCATTGTGTCCCATGTGGAATGGGCTGAAATGCAGATAACCCTTTCCCCCTAAAAATGATATTGTctgcaacaaaatggctttttttgTTGACAGGGAAGTAAGtgaccttttttcccttttagggAAGGGGATAATCTTGGGGATGtctgatgtttttatttctcagttctttGAGCGAGTTACTCAGGAAGCGCATGTAAGGGAGTTAGGAAGCTTATGTAGAGTGAGGAAGAGGAGTAGGTGATGACGTGCTGATCATCTAGGAAACTTTTTTTATATAtgtgaaatagaaattatttgCTGAGACTGGGCCCACCCAGAATCTTCCCAGGCTGTGCACAGAGGTGTAGAGAGCATGGTGTTTTTCAAGGGTGTTACTGCTTTTGTTACTGAGGTTCATTTCAGCCTAATGTCTTTTGTGCTTGGGCCCGGGGGAACAGCAAGAGGGGCGTGAAGAGGATCAGCGCTTGATTAACTTGGTGGGGGAGAGCCTGCGGCTGCTGGGCAACACCTTCGTGGCGCTGTCGGACCTGCGCTGCAATCTGGCCTGTGCACCCCCGCGACACCTGCACGTGGTCCGGCCCATGTCGCACTACACCACTCCCATGGTGCTCCAGCAGGCAGCCATCCCCATTCAGGTGGGTTGGGTGAGATTGGAGGGATGGACAATGCACGGCTATTGGTGGAACAACCCAGAGTAGCTATCAGGCTTGAAGTGACAGGGGTAGGGACTTTGGAAATACAAAGGGATGGAAAATGGAGAGGTTGGAGAAGTCTGTCTCAGGTGCCCTTGGTTAGGCTCTTGTTTTCCTCACTCCTGCCTTATCTGTATCCTCCAGATCAACGTGGGAACCACTGTGACCATGACGGGGAATGGGACTCGGCCCCCCCCGGCTGCCAGTGCGGAGGCAGCTCCCCCTGGTCCTGGGCAGGCCTCGTCCCTGGCTCCCACTTCTACCACTGTTGAGTCCTCAACCGAGGGGGTTCCCCCGCCAGGGCCAGCTCCCCCCCCGACCACCAGCCACCCGAGGGTCATTCGGATTTCCCACCAGAGCGTGGAACCCGTGGTCATGATGCACATGAACATCCAAGGTGAGTTAGGGCCGGTCGTTGGTAGAGCAGAGCTGTACGCAACACGGGACATGGGTTGGCACGGAGGTGTGAGGGAGCGAGGATGTGGACAGGAGAGGCCACGGCCGGCTGCTGGAGCAGAGGAATGGGGCAGAAGCTTTAGTCCGCTCGTGTGGGGAGGAGGGACTAGTCCTTGCAGATTTGTGTGCGTGGTGAAGGGAGTGCCTCCTCCCTGTCCAgatggagggaaaagcaggctttctggtgggggggatggggccTGAAAGATGCTGATCTCAGGAGGGTACAGTTAGGCCTCGGCCCCGCCTGTCTCAGggccactctctctgtctccctgcccaGATTCTGGCACACAGCCCGGTGGAGTTCCGAGTGCTCCCACTGGCCCCCTAGGACCCCCTGGTCATGGCCAGACCCTGGGTAAGAGTAAGGGCATCAGAGCAGGCTGAGCTCTGGGTAGAGAAGGGGTAGGGCCAAGTGGGTGGGTTGAAGGGGGTCCAGGTTCAAGGTTACATCAGACCCGCCCCCCAGGCTCCACCCTCATCcagctgccctccctgccccctgagTTCATGCACGCCGTCGCCCACCAGATCACTCATCAGGCCATGGTGGCAGCAGTTGCCTCCGCGGCCGCAGGTAATGACCCGGAAGGGGAAGCTTGGGAGGTGGGGCACGGTCCACGGTGGTGGGTGCTGCTGGCTGGAGGGCCAGGGCCCAGCCCTCAGCCCTCTTTGGTCTCTCCCCTCTGCCACCCATAGGACAGCAGGTGCCAGGCTTTCCGACAGCTCCGACCCGGGTGGTGATCGCCCGGCCCACCCCTCCACAGGCTCGGCCTTCCCATCCTGGGGGGCCCCCTGTCTCGGGTACTCTAGTGAGTAAGGGTGTAGGAGTTCTGGTGAGGGAGAGTCTGGGGAGAGAATCCTCTGGTGGGGAATGGATAGGGCAGGACTGaaagcctcctctctctctgttcagcagggcgCCGGGCTGGGTACAAATGCCTCTTTGGCCCAGATGGTGAGCGGACTTGTGGGGCAGCTTCTGATGCAGCCTGTTCTCGTGGGTGAGTCCTtgttcctccccgccccccaatgAAGGGATggccacagctctggaggctggtgCTCCTCTCCTGGTCTCATGGGTGCTTCCCTGATCTCTGCATAGGtcctttgtctttgcttttgtgcTGGGGAGACTGGAATAGCAGTGCTGTGGtgtctttgtttttccttagaGTTTAGCTTTTCTCTTTTGGTCTCTCTAGCTCAGGGGACTCCAGGAATGGCTCCGCCTCCGGCCCCTGCCACTGCTTCAGCTAGTGCCGGCACCACCAATACCGCTACCACAGCCGGCCCTGCTCCTGGGGGGCCCGCCCAGCCTCCACCCCCTCAGCCCTCCGCGGCTGACCTGCAGTTCTCTCAGCTCCTGGGGAACCTGCTGGGGCCGGCGGGGCCTGGGGCCGGAGGGCCTGGCATGGCTTCTCCCACCATCACCGTGGCAATGCCCGGTGTCCCCGCCTTTCTGCAGGGCATGACTGACTTTCTGCAGGTGAGTGGCTGGCTTGCTCTTCGGCTTACCCTCCCTTTCCCTGAGCCCAGCTAGGCACTGGCGTCTTGTTGCTATGATATTGCTGCTGGGCTCCTGCCTCTGGGGGCCTGTCGGTGGGAGGGAGCCCTGGGACTTCCTTGACTCTGATCCCTGCCCCCCATTTGGAAGAGGAAGACAGGGCTGTGAAGGCTGCTTTCGTACCTAACCTGTTCAGCGGGAGAGGGGCTAGCACTCCGCCTGCATCTGCCACCTGACCACACGTGCTTGTTCTGCTTCTGGGAGAAAAGACCAGAGCGGAGCTCTCCATCTTCCAGGCTCCTTTCGGTGTGTGCCTTACTGGTGCCTTGTTCCCATTCTCACCTTGTCTTCTGTTGTGtgttcctcctctgtctgccagGCAACACAGACGGCGCCTCcgccccctccaccacccccgcccccacccccggcccccgaGCAGCAGAACATGCCCCCACCGGGGTCCCCTTCTGGTGGCGCAGGGAGTCCTGGAGGCCTGGGTCTTGAGAGCCTTTCACCGGAGTTTTTTACCTCCGTGGTGCAGGGTGTTCTGAActccctgctgggctccctgGGGGCCCGGGCTGGCAGCAGTGAGAGTATCGCCGCTTTCATACAGCGCCTTAGTGGATCCAGCAACATCTTCGAGCCTGGGGCTGATGGGGCCCTTGGTGAGCAAGCCGGGGGTGCCTTGGCCTTCTCCAGGGAGGGGCAGGTCAACTGCCTCTGTCGAGGGGTGTGGCTGAGGTGGGATGAGGCTGACAGGCTGGCGGTGGGTGGGCAGGCCAGGTGGTAAAGGCCACTGCTGACTTCGGCTCCTGTTCCCAGGATTCTTTGGGGCCCTGCTCTCTCTTCTGTGCCAGAACTTTTCCATGGTAGATGTGGTGATGCTTCTTCATGGCCATTTCCAGCCACTGCAGCGGCTTCAGCCCCAGCTGCGATCCTTTTTCCACCAGCACTACTTGGGTGGCCAAGAGCCCACGCCTGGTAACATACGGGTAAATGAAGACCCTCCGCCCCGGAGCTCTAGCTCTTGCTCAGCTTCCATTCCTTTTTCTGACTATTTATCCCCTAAAGCAGCGATTGCTCCAGCCCAAGCCCTGGACTTACtagaggtggaggggagggcagtgtcTTGAGGGCTGGAGCTTGGCTCTAAACTTGTGCTGTTTCTCGCACAGACGGCAACCCACACGTTGATCACGGGGCTGGAAGAATATGTGCGGGAGAGTTTTGTGAGTAGCCCTTCTCCATCCCCTTGTCTCCCAGGTGTTGTCAGGGTAgctgctgttcctcctgcctcCTTGATATCCCTAGTTTTGCAGGGTTCCTGAAATGGGCTATCTTTGTGTGTCTCGTTTCTCAGTCTCTGGTGCAGGTTCAGCCTGGTGTGGACATCATCCGGACAAACCTGGAGTTTCTCCAAGAGCAGTTCAACAGCATTGCCGCTCATGTGCTGCACTGCACAGGTCAGGGGCAGGCAAGCAGGGTTGTGGACATCAGGGGTGTCAGAGGCACAAGGGCTGCCAGGTGCCAGCGTCCCCTCCTCGCATCTTGCCCACAGACAGTGGATTTGGGGCCCGTTTGCTGGAGCTGTGTAACCAGGGCCTGTTTGAATGCCTGGCCCTCAACCTGCACTGCTTGGGCGGACAGCAGATGGAACTGGCTGCAGTCATCAATGGCCGAATTGTAAGCACCGCCCAGCCCCCCATCTCCAGCCTTTTACTTTTTTAGAGTTCTATTCTTTCTGCTGTCCTgcagttcttgttttgttttttttctccgaACTGTCATCCTTTACTCTTTGATGCCTTTCAAAAGTGGGTTGAAGATGTTGTGTTCCAAGGCTGCTTTTTGCCCTCAGCGTCGCATGTCTCGTGGGGTGAACCCATCCTTGGTGAGCTGGCTGACCACTATGATGGGACTGAGGCTTCAGGTGGTTCTGGAGCACATGCCCGTGGGCCCTGATGCCATCCTCAGATACGTTCGCAGGGTCGGTGATCCCCCCCAGGTAAGGGCCCCGATGGGCTATGGGGTCAGGGGACTTGAGGGAACTAGAGAAGCCTGAGAGGGCCTTTCATGTTCTCCTTCTCTGCCCAATTTCATAGCCCCTTCCTGAGGAGCCAATGGAAGTTCAGGGATCAGAAAGAACTTCCCCTGAACCTCAGGTAACAGGGAGAGGTCAAGGGGCCAGATAATGGGGAGCGGAGGGCTTCAGGTGGAAGGGCTGGAGGCTAGGGATGCTGAAGCCTGCATCTTCCTGCTGAACTGCAGCGGGAGAATGCTTCCCCGGCCCCGGGCACTACGGCAGAAGAGGCCATGTCCCGAGGGCCACCTCCTGCTCCTGAGGGTGGCGGCTCCCGTGACGAGCAGGATGGAGCTTCAGCTGAGACAGAGCCTTGGGCAGCTGCAGTCCCCCCAGTAAGTGTCAGGAGGTGAGCTGGGAGGCCAAGGACAGGCAGAAGTTGTGCCAGTTCCTCATTATCTTCTCCCTCCCCAGGAGTGGGTTCCGATTATCCAGCAGGACATTCAGAGCCAGCGGAAGGTGAAGCCGCAACCCCCCCTGAGCGATGCCTACCTCAGTGGTATGCCTGCCAAGAGACGTAAGGTTGGTCTGCCTCTTCCCTGAGGATCTCTCTCTATCCCAGTTTCCCTGTTGTGTTCAGAATCAAACTAGTTAGAGCTGGAAGGAATGCTTCCTATTCTTGTCCTATTGCTGAGTGGACAAGGAAGCTTTCCTGGAACTTGACTTGCTCACAGTGGCGGCGGCACACCTCACGCTAGCACATGCCAATAGTGCTGTCCTCCTCCGGCCACCTGACCCCCGTGTGGCTGGGGCCTGTTCCCTCAAGGTGGGCTTCCTCTCGTGGACTTACTAGCTCTGAGTGTTGGATGGCTCGACTCATCCTGCCCCTCGTGTTTTGAAGAGCAAGTCCAGCGCATGCAGTGCGCTCTCGGCCAGAGCCAGATAAAACTAGGAAGGCATTGCTGCGGTCAGAATCACCCACGGGCCAGTTCCCTTCTCTCGGCTAGCCTAGAAACTCAGTGGTTGGCTCCTGGAAAGGGTGAGCTGGGCGGTGGCAATGGATCTGACGTTGATCCTCTTTTCCCTCCCGATCCCCTGTCCCCCAGACGATGCAGGGTGAGGGCCCCCAGCTGCTTCTCTCAGAGGCCGTGAGCCGGGCAGCTAAGGCAGCCGGAGCTCGGCCCCTGACGAGCCCTGAGAGCCTGAGCCGGGACCTGGAGGCACCAGAGGTTCAGGAGAGCTACAGGCAGCAGGTGCCCCCACCTTGAAGCAGAATAGGGATGGTCTAGCGGGAGGGGTCGGGTTAGGGCCCCTCTTCTCTGATTCCTCCAGAGACTCACTGGTCAGTTTGGGGCTACAACTTGGTGTTTTCTAAAGAGATTCTCCCTAGTGGCATCTGGGAAGGCTCAGTGACGCCATTATCGGGCTCCCCACAGTGTGGCTGGTGGGAAATGCTAGCTCCTAAGGGATGGCCTTGCGTGCTTGCTGGGATCCTAGGGCGTTTGGCTGGTGCCTCTCCAacctgtttgctctctctctctagctccgGGCTGATATACAAAAGCGACTGCAGGAAGACCCCAACTACAGTCCCCAGCGCTTCCCTAATGCCCACCGGGCCTTTGCTGATGATCCCTAGCTCTTTGCCCTATGGCCCTCCCTCACCAGGGGACCATTTCCCCCATCTTCCTTCacagtatttaagaaataaaagtcagATTTTCCTGGCTCTTTTGTCTCTTAGTTGTCTTTCTTAACTAATTTCAGTTTTCCTTGAGCTTGTTTAAAATTCCTAGTCCCTAGGAATCCAGCAATAGAAGACAGCTTTTAACCTTCCTGGCAAGCAGCCGGGCACTGCGTTTTACTATTCATGTGGCACAATGCTGAAATGAAGCCTGGTGACGGCAAGCACACACAAGCATCTTACATGTAAATGAAAGTTCAGATGGGCAAAACCTATTTCTAGGTTAGCATCGGGCTCTCAAACTATCTGGTAAAAAAACATTCAATCTCCAGGCAACTGCAGACCTGAAATACAGTCTTAGCATGACTAGCGAAGTCTGACAGTGGTGGCACTCATCCCAGGTTTGATGGGCCTCCTGTTCATGTGCTTGAACGTGGAGTCCACAAGACAGCTTCAAAGGCATGTCCTCTCAAGTCTGTAACAGGGACCAAAATGATACAAGGCTGCAAATTCCTTGGTACTCCGATGCAGCTGCAGACCCCTCCCTGTTTGGTAACTTAGTGCTGGACCAAAAGAACGTGGTTGAAGACGTGCTAAGGCCAGGCCATATACTTCACAGCTTCCACCAGGACCTCTTGGGACACTTAACTCAGGGACATAAGAAGCCTCATGATTCTGCTGTCTTGCAGGACAAGCCAGAAACACTGGCTGACAATCCAGTGGGGTTGTGGTACCAGAAGCCCCTGACACATGGGAGCCAAGAGACCTCACACACTGGCCCAGAAATGGATTTGCTCTTAACTCCCAGCCCATGAGacttaaatatgtaaatgagtGGTCAAATTTTGAGGTGGCTTATTACAACAGATCACCGGGGTTAAATTTCCTAAAACCACTCCACAGATCCCTGGGCACTGTACTGCTACGTGAGACTGCAAACAACCAACCCATCCCCaaaatcatttcagaaaaaatttttaatccttttattattcttttttaacaaaCGGCCCCAGGGATAGGGGaccaggggaggggggtggaggggaagtgAGGCCCCAGCCCCacaacccctccccacccacccctttcccccttatatatttataatctatATACAAGCCCCGGGGGGTAGGGGGCAAGGGGAACTTCCTCAGCGGGGTGGGGGCAACCCAGGCTCCTTGTCTCCTCGGGACCCAGGCTCCTCTGCCCGTCGGGAAGGCCCCTCTCGAGAAGGTGGCCCCGCCCGCTCCCAGGGCTTCGGCATCCAGCGCAGGGCATCTGGTGGGGAGGCCTAGGGAACAGTACACAAGCAAGGGTAAGTCATACCAGGAAGCCAAGGATGGAAAGACAGGAACTTAAGTGGTAGGTAACTCTTGAATTTTGACTTGGGGGCACAGGAGTCTCTCCCTTCACCTGCTGGTAGAGGTCGATGCGCTGGGTGCGGAAGACTCCGCTGTAGGTAGAAGGCGGGGCCTTGACACGGGAATTCAGGCCAGAGAAAGACCTACAGGAAGAAGGGTGTTTAAGGCAAGCATGacacctgctccctgctcccctaAGAAAGCAAGCCCTTAAGGAAGGGCAATCTGCATCCCCACTCCCTCTTCTTGCCTTCCAGCTGGGGGAGTACGAGACGACCCAGGTCCCCCAAGGTTGCTGCTCAGTTTCCGATAATCCTGGAACGGCTTTAGTTCCACTGGGTgcagctgaaggaaaaaaattcatgagCCTCCTGCCTCTCAACCCAGTTCCTCTTCAGATTCTGAACCCCTACCCCTAGTTCTTACGAGATCCCTAACCCTTCGCTTCCTGTACCTTACCTCTGCTCGCCCCAAGCTAGGGGGGAAAGGTCTGGCAGGTGAAGGCAGCACCCGAGTAGCAGGAGCAGGTGGGGGCCGCACAGCCAGGCTGGGGGGCTGCAGAGCAGGGCCCACAGGTAACAGAGAAAGGGGTGGTGGGGCAGGTGGCGGCGCTGGTGGCAGGGAGCCAAAGTTCACCACAGGCAACTGTGAGTCCACCATGGGTAGAAGCATCTACAGTAAGAAATACGGGccaggggcgggaggggggatggaagagaaaaatgtcaGAAAAGCAGAAATATAGTTAAGACAAACAAATAAGCCAGAGGCTGGTCACAGAAATAGAATGAAGGGCAAAAAGCATGACAAAAGGTACCTGCTGGGCAGGGGCCCCTGAGGGGAGGAAGCCACTTTGGCCACCAGGTTGCAGAGGAGTAGAATAAAAATCTGAGGGGGATGGCAGATCCTGGCGCACCTGTTAGGGATCACAGGGATTGGTGTCAACTCTCCCAAAAGCATTCTCTCCCTTTCAACTCCCGAAGCCCATCACCTGCCCACCTCTTACCTGAAGCAAGGGTGGATCGGGCAATGGGCTGGGGCAGAAAGCTGGAGagtaaaggaaggaaggtggaggATACAGGATTCCTCCAGCTGGCAACTTCCCCAGCTCTGTTGCTTGCAGTGCGGAGAAATCCAAAAACTGGCCCTTGACAGCGACCCCAGAAAGCAGTGCTGAGGGG
This genomic interval from Neovison vison isolate M4711 chromosome 1, ASM_NN_V1, whole genome shotgun sequence contains the following:
- the BAG6 gene encoding large proline-rich protein BAG6 isoform X13 is translated as MEPSDSTSTTTSMEEPDSLEVLVKTLDSQTRTFIVGAQMNVKEFKEHIAASVSIPSEKQRLIYQGRVLQDDKKLQEYNVGGKVIHLVERAPPQTQLPSGASSGIGSASATHGGGPPPGTRGPGASVHDRNANSYVMVGTFNLPSDGSAVDVHINMEQAPIQSEPRVRLVMAQHMIRDIQTLLSRMECRGGPQAQHSHPPPQTPTVAPEPGALSSQTSEPVESEVPPREPMEAEEVEERAPAQSPELTPSGPAPVGPTPAPETNAPNHPSPAEYVEVLQELQRLESRLQPFLQRYYEVLGTAATTDYNNNQEGREEDQRLINLVGESLRLLGNTFVALSDLRCNLACAPPRHLHVVRPMSHYTTPMVLQQAAIPIQINVGTTVTMTGNGTRPPPAASAEAAPPGPGQASSLAPTSTTVESSTEGVPPPGPAPPPTTSHPRVIRISHQSVEPVVMMHMNIQDSGTQPGGVPSAPTGPLGPPGHGQTLGSTLIQLPSLPPEFMHAVAHQITHQAMVAAVASAAAGQQVPGFPTAPTRVVIARPTPPQARPSHPGGPPVSGTLQGAGLGTNASLAQMVSGLVGQLLMQPVLVAQGTPGMAPPPAPATASASAGTTNTATTAGPAPGGPAQPPPPQPSAADLQFSQLLGNLLGPAGPGAGGPGMASPTITVAMPGVPAFLQGMTDFLQATQTAPPPPPPPPPPPPAPEQQNMPPPGSPSGGAGSPGGLGLESLSPEFFTSVVQGVLNSLLGSLGARAGSSESIAAFIQRLSGSSNIFEPGADGALGFFGALLSLLCQNFSMVDVVMLLHGHFQPLQRLQPQLRSFFHQHYLGGQEPTPGNIRTATHTLITGLEEYVRESFSLVQVQPGVDIIRTNLEFLQEQFNSIAAHVLHCTDSGFGARLLELCNQGLFECLALNLHCLGGQQMELAAVINGRIRRMSRGVNPSLVSWLTTMMGLRLQVVLEHMPVGPDAILRYVRRVGDPPQPLPEEPMEVQGSERTSPEPQRENASPAPGTTAEEAMSRGPPPAPEGGGSRDEQDGASAETEPWAAAVPPEWVPIIQQDIQSQRKVKPQPPLSDAYLSGMPAKRRKLRADIQKRLQEDPNYSPQRFPNAHRAFADDP
- the BAG6 gene encoding large proline-rich protein BAG6 isoform X8 — its product is MEPSDSTSTTTSMEEPDSLEVLVKTLDSQTRTFIVGAQMNVKEFKEHIAASVSIPSEKQRLIYQGRVLQDDKKLQEYNVGGKVIHLVERAPPQTQLPSGASSGIGSASATHGGGPPPGTRGPGASVHDRNANSYVMVGTFNLPSDGSAVDVHINMEQAPIQSEPRVRLVMAQHMIRDIQTLLSRMECRGGPQAQHSHPPPQTPTVAPEPGALSSQTSEPVESEVPPREPMEAEEVEERAPAQSPELTPSGPAPVGPTPAPETNAPNHPSPAEYVEVLQELQRLESRLQPFLQRYYEVLGTAATTDYNNNQEGREEDQRLINLVGESLRLLGNTFVALSDLRCNLACAPPRHLHVVRPMSHYTTPMVLQQAAIPIQINVGTTVTMTGNGTRPPPAASAEAAPPGPGQASSLAPTSTTVESSTEGVPPPGPAPPPTTSHPRVIRISHQSVEPVVMMHMNIQGPLSLSPCPDSGTQPGGVPSAPTGPLGPPGHGQTLGQQVPGFPTAPTRVVIARPTPPQARPSHPGGPPVSGTLQGAGLGTNASLAQMVSGLVGQLLMQPVLVAQGTPGMAPPPAPATASASAGTTNTATTAGPAPGGPAQPPPPQPSAADLQFSQLLGNLLGPAGPGAGGPGMASPTITVAMPGVPAFLQGMTDFLQATQTAPPPPPPPPPPPPAPEQQNMPPPGSPSGGAGSPGGLGLESLSPEFFTSVVQGVLNSLLGSLGARAGSSESIAAFIQRLSGSSNIFEPGADGALGFFGALLSLLCQNFSMVDVVMLLHGHFQPLQRLQPQLRSFFHQHYLGGQEPTPGNIRTATHTLITGLEEYVRESFSLVQVQPGVDIIRTNLEFLQEQFNSIAAHVLHCTDSGFGARLLELCNQGLFECLALNLHCLGGQQMELAAVINGRIRRMSRGVNPSLVSWLTTMMGLRLQVVLEHMPVGPDAILRYVRRVGDPPQPLPEEPMEVQGSERTSPEPQRENASPAPGTTAEEAMSRGPPPAPEGGGSRDEQDGASAETEPWAAAVPPEWVPIIQQDIQSQRKVKPQPPLSDAYLSGMPAKRRKTMQGEGPQLLLSEAVSRAAKAAGARPLTSPESLSRDLEAPEVQESYRQQLRADIQKRLQEDPNYSPQRFPNAHRAFADDP
- the BAG6 gene encoding large proline-rich protein BAG6 isoform X9, which encodes MEPSDSTSTTTSMEEPDSLEVLVKTLDSQTRTFIVGAQMNVKEFKEHIAASVSIPSEKQRLIYQGRVLQDDKKLQEYNVGGKVIHLVERAPPQTQLPSGASSGIGSASATHGGGPPPGTRGPGASVHDRNANSYVMVGTFNLPSDGSAVDVHINMEQAPIQSEPRVRLVMAQHMIRDIQTLLSRMECRGGPQAQHSHPPPQTPTVAPEPGALSSQTSEPVESEVPPREPMEAEEVEERAPAQSPELTPSGPAPVGPTPAPETNAPNHPSPAEYVEVLQELQRLESRLQPFLQRYYEVLGTAATTDYNNNQEGREEDQRLINLVGESLRLLGNTFVALSDLRCNLACAPPRHLHVVRPMSHYTTPMVLQQAAIPIQINVGTTVTMTGNGTRPPPAASAEAAPPGPGQASSLAPTSTTVESSTEGVPPPGPAPPPTTSHPRVIRISHQSVEPVVMMHMNIQGPLSLSPCPDSGTQPGGVPSAPTGPLGPPGHGQTLGQQVPGFPTAPTRVVIARPTPPQARPSHPGGPPVSGTLGAGLGTNASLAQMVSGLVGQLLMQPVLVAQGTPGMAPPPAPATASASAGTTNTATTAGPAPGGPAQPPPPQPSAADLQFSQLLGNLLGPAGPGAGGPGMASPTITVAMPGVPAFLQGMTDFLQATQTAPPPPPPPPPPPPAPEQQNMPPPGSPSGGAGSPGGLGLESLSPEFFTSVVQGVLNSLLGSLGARAGSSESIAAFIQRLSGSSNIFEPGADGALGFFGALLSLLCQNFSMVDVVMLLHGHFQPLQRLQPQLRSFFHQHYLGGQEPTPGNIRTATHTLITGLEEYVRESFSLVQVQPGVDIIRTNLEFLQEQFNSIAAHVLHCTDSGFGARLLELCNQGLFECLALNLHCLGGQQMELAAVINGRIRRMSRGVNPSLVSWLTTMMGLRLQVVLEHMPVGPDAILRYVRRVGDPPQPLPEEPMEVQGSERTSPEPQRENASPAPGTTAEEAMSRGPPPAPEGGGSRDEQDGASAETEPWAAAVPPEWVPIIQQDIQSQRKVKPQPPLSDAYLSGMPAKRRKTMQGEGPQLLLSEAVSRAAKAAGARPLTSPESLSRDLEAPEVQESYRQQLRADIQKRLQEDPNYSPQRFPNAHRAFADDP